The following are encoded in a window of Flavobacterium sp. WC2421 genomic DNA:
- a CDS encoding YtxH domain-containing protein: protein MGVSSFFKNLFGSAKESSSELANKAEIKLEQAKEASTPYIEKAENFAEETMAKAKETASELASKTEKAMEDAKTAAAPMIEKVEDYADQAKETISEFSQEAGDVLGKTIASIKENAEIAKDKIDHLAVEAKGIASDKIKSLTPQDNQEDAQNKIGE, encoded by the coding sequence ATGGGAGTATCATCATTTTTTAAAAATTTATTTGGCTCAGCCAAAGAATCTTCGAGTGAATTAGCTAATAAAGCAGAAATTAAGTTGGAGCAAGCAAAAGAAGCGTCAACTCCTTATATTGAGAAAGCAGAAAATTTTGCCGAAGAGACAATGGCTAAGGCTAAAGAAACCGCTAGTGAATTAGCCTCAAAAACAGAAAAAGCGATGGAAGATGCAAAAACAGCAGCTGCTCCAATGATAGAAAAAGTTGAAGATTATGCAGACCAAGCTAAAGAGACAATCAGCGAGTTCAGTCAAGAAGCTGGGGATGTATTAGGAAAAACTATCGCTTCTATTAAAGAAAATGCCGAAATTGCAAAAGACAAAATAGATCATTTAGCGGTCGAAGCCAAAGGAATAGCAAGTGATAAAATTAAATCTTTAACACCGCAAGACAATCAAGAAGACGCTCAAAATAAAATTGGAGAATAA
- a CDS encoding mechanosensitive ion channel family protein, with protein MTLTTDVVTNYANIYFKEFITYSPKLISAFIILFIGLYSIRIINRLIRKIMVKRELDPTLTKFLADILLWVLRVLLFVTFISKLGIETSSFVAILGAMGLAVGLSLQGSLSNFAGGMLIILFKPFKVGHTIEAQGTLATVNEIQIFVTKLITANNQTVFIPNGVLSNGTIINYSLQKNRRADLTFSISYDSDIKKAKDLIIEILNNNPKVLQTPKPEVFVKNLTDSAIQLAVRPWATNEDFGAVFTETLENCKAAFDNAGINIQPYVKEMSQSN; from the coding sequence ATGACCCTAACTACCGATGTTGTTACTAATTATGCCAACATATATTTTAAAGAATTTATTACTTATTCTCCTAAACTGATATCAGCTTTTATTATTCTTTTCATTGGGTTATACTCAATTCGCATTATCAATAGGCTTATTAGAAAAATAATGGTTAAAAGAGAGCTTGACCCCACACTAACCAAGTTTTTAGCTGATATTTTATTATGGGTCTTAAGAGTATTACTATTTGTAACATTCATTTCTAAACTAGGAATTGAGACTTCTTCATTTGTTGCTATTTTAGGTGCAATGGGACTTGCTGTAGGACTGTCATTACAAGGTTCCTTATCTAATTTTGCAGGAGGAATGCTAATTATTCTATTTAAGCCATTCAAAGTGGGACATACAATAGAAGCTCAAGGTACACTCGCAACAGTCAATGAAATTCAAATTTTTGTAACCAAATTAATCACCGCCAACAATCAAACGGTTTTTATTCCAAATGGAGTATTGTCTAACGGCACTATCATAAATTACTCTTTACAAAAAAACAGACGTGCTGATTTGACCTTCTCTATCTCTTATGATTCGGATATTAAAAAAGCAAAAGATTTAATTATTGAAATTTTAAACAATAACCCAAAAGTGCTTCAAACTCCAAAACCAGAGGTTTTTGTTAAAAACCTAACTGATAGCGCTATTCAATTAGCAGTAAGACCTTGGGCAACTAATGAAGATTTTGGAGCTGTTTTTACAGAAACTTTGGAAAACTGCAAAGCAGCATTTGACAATGCTGGAATCAATATACAACCGTATGTGAAAGAAATGTCTCAAAGCAATTAA
- the tsaB gene encoding tRNA (adenosine(37)-N6)-threonylcarbamoyltransferase complex dimerization subunit type 1 TsaB, with protein sequence MSYILNIETATKNCSVAIAKEGKTIVCNEIAEEGYSHAERLHVFMESVLTEAGITFKDLAAVAVSQGPGSYTGLRIGVSAAKGLCFALSIPLIAVDTLKVLAAQTKVSDGLIIPMIDARRMEVYSAIFSAELENKRETQAEVITENSFENIKEPIYFVGDCAEKCKTVLTKDNFIFLDDIKYPSAREMCALSFAKYAINDTVDVAYFEPYYLKDFMITTPKK encoded by the coding sequence GTGTCATATATTCTAAATATTGAAACAGCTACAAAAAACTGTTCTGTTGCAATTGCAAAAGAGGGTAAAACGATTGTTTGTAATGAAATTGCTGAAGAAGGATATTCTCATGCAGAGCGACTACATGTTTTTATGGAGTCGGTTTTGACAGAAGCGGGAATTACATTTAAAGATTTAGCCGCAGTTGCTGTAAGTCAAGGCCCAGGATCGTATACAGGACTTCGCATTGGTGTTTCAGCAGCCAAAGGACTCTGTTTTGCCTTGTCAATCCCTTTGATAGCTGTAGATACTTTAAAAGTGTTGGCAGCACAAACGAAAGTCTCAGATGGATTAATTATTCCTATGATTGATGCTCGAAGAATGGAAGTGTATAGTGCTATTTTCTCTGCTGAATTAGAAAATAAAAGAGAAACTCAAGCTGAAGTTATTACTGAAAATTCTTTTGAAAATATAAAAGAGCCCATTTATTTTGTAGGTGACTGCGCTGAGAAATGTAAAACGGTATTAACAAAAGATAATTTTATATTTCTTGATGATATAAAATACCCATCAGCTAGAGAAATGTGCGCTCTTAGCTTTGCGAAATATGCAATAAACGATACTGTCGATGTAGCCTATTTTGAACCTTATTATTTAAAGGATTTTATGATTACTACTCCAAAAAAGTAA
- a CDS encoding efflux RND transporter periplasmic adaptor subunit — protein MSKKSIYYIVGGVVLLIVALIALSKAGIIGNKDKGTEVEIAQVNTSTIVETVSATGKIQPEIEVKISSMVSGEIISLPVKEGQVVKKGELLVKINPDLYTSSLNRTIAGLSGSKAGLTQADAQFNEAKSSYERNKTLFQKGIISKSDWDKAIASYEVAKATKQSAYFNVQSASASVNEAKDNLGRTIIYSPADGTISMLNVELGERVLGTQQMTGTELLRVANLNNMEVEVDVNENDIVKIKEGDEANVEVDAYLKKKFKGVVTSISNSASSTLTSDQVTNFKVKVRIVKESYQDLLVGKPATYSPFRPGMTATVDIMTKTKANVLNVPISSIVIKSDTAAVKEVKMVETPEEKNATPKSDKKFECVFVKVGDKAKIRIIKTGIQDDTNIEILSGLKKGDVVITGPYTTVTKELNSGDKVVLKSDKKEDKK, from the coding sequence ATGTCAAAAAAATCAATTTATTATATAGTTGGTGGAGTAGTTCTACTTATAGTTGCATTAATAGCGCTTTCAAAAGCTGGAATAATAGGAAATAAGGATAAAGGTACCGAAGTAGAAATTGCTCAGGTAAATACTTCAACAATTGTTGAAACAGTATCGGCAACTGGAAAAATTCAACCTGAAATCGAAGTGAAAATTTCATCAATGGTTTCTGGAGAAATTATTTCATTACCTGTAAAAGAAGGGCAAGTCGTGAAAAAAGGAGAATTATTGGTAAAAATAAATCCGGATTTATATACTTCTAGTTTAAATAGAACGATTGCTGGTCTATCAGGTTCAAAAGCAGGATTAACTCAAGCTGATGCTCAGTTTAATGAGGCTAAGTCAAGTTATGAAAGAAATAAAACTTTGTTTCAAAAAGGAATTATCTCTAAATCTGATTGGGACAAAGCCATAGCTTCTTATGAAGTGGCCAAGGCGACAAAACAATCGGCATATTTTAATGTACAAAGTGCTTCGGCATCTGTAAATGAAGCTAAAGACAATTTAGGGCGTACTATTATATACTCTCCTGCAGATGGAACAATTTCTATGCTTAATGTTGAATTAGGAGAGCGTGTTTTAGGAACACAACAAATGACAGGTACTGAGCTTTTAAGAGTAGCCAACTTGAATAATATGGAAGTTGAAGTGGATGTAAATGAAAATGACATCGTTAAAATTAAAGAAGGGGATGAAGCTAACGTTGAAGTTGATGCTTATTTAAAAAAGAAATTTAAGGGTGTGGTTACAAGTATTTCTAATTCTGCAAGTAGTACTTTGACTTCAGATCAAGTAACTAATTTTAAAGTTAAAGTACGAATTGTTAAAGAATCGTACCAAGATTTATTAGTAGGGAAACCGGCTACTTATTCTCCTTTTAGACCTGGAATGACAGCTACAGTTGATATTATGACTAAAACAAAAGCAAACGTGCTGAATGTTCCAATTAGTTCTATCGTTATCAAGTCTGATACAGCAGCAGTAAAAGAAGTTAAAATGGTGGAGACTCCCGAAGAAAAAAATGCAACTCCAAAAAGCGATAAAAAGTTTGAGTGTGTTTTTGTGAAAGTGGGTGATAAAGCTAAAATACGGATTATTAAAACGGGAATTCAAGACGATACAAATATTGAAATACTTAGCGGTTTGAAAAAAGGTGATGTTGTAATTACGGGACCTTATACTACTGTTACAAAAGAATTAAACTCTGGTGATAAAGTAGTGTTGAAATCAGATAAGAAAGAAGATAAAAAATAG
- a CDS encoding TolC family protein: MKKNSWIPLVLLFAFSLSSSAQTKKWTLEECVKYALDHNISIKQTALDSESALIDKKGALGSFLPSVNASASHSWNIGLNQDITTGLLQNKTTQFTSAGASVGVDIYKGLQNQNTLRKARLSIIVAKYQLTKMQEDIALNVANAFLQVLFNKENLKVQNEQLSINGKQLTRSRELVNAGTIPRGDLLDIQATLASDNQKVIAAENSLLISKLSLAQLLQLDSFENFDVVDDTMAKDENNILSQEPTAIYDKAKEGRTELKIAQTNLEIAEKNVAIAKGKFQPTLQGFYNFNTRISYADIALRDSNGAVIGVQSAPPFFNQFSDNKGQSYGVQLNIPIFNGFSARNNVERSKVSLEKSKIVLEQQNLDLQRNVYTAFADAKGALKSHESALVALESRQASYNYAKDKFDVGLMNSFDLNQSQTLLSNAQSEVLRSKYDYIFKIKILEFYFGIPIIKN; encoded by the coding sequence ATGAAAAAAAATAGTTGGATACCTTTAGTTTTACTCTTTGCCTTTAGTTTGTCATCAAGTGCACAAACTAAAAAATGGACTCTAGAAGAGTGTGTGAAATATGCATTAGATCATAATATTTCAATAAAACAAACAGCATTAGATAGTGAGTCCGCTTTAATTGATAAAAAAGGAGCACTGGGTAGTTTTCTTCCTTCGGTTAATGCTTCAGCCTCTCATTCATGGAATATTGGTTTGAATCAAGATATTACTACGGGGCTTTTGCAAAATAAAACTACGCAATTTACCTCGGCTGGTGCTAGTGTTGGTGTTGATATTTATAAAGGACTGCAAAACCAAAATACACTTAGAAAAGCAAGGCTTTCAATAATTGTAGCAAAGTATCAATTAACAAAAATGCAAGAAGATATTGCACTTAATGTTGCGAATGCTTTTTTACAAGTGCTCTTTAATAAAGAAAATTTAAAGGTGCAAAATGAACAATTGAGTATAAATGGAAAGCAGTTAACTCGTTCCAGAGAATTGGTAAATGCTGGAACAATACCTAGGGGTGACTTATTAGACATTCAAGCTACTTTGGCATCGGATAATCAAAAAGTCATAGCTGCCGAAAACTCGTTGTTGATCTCAAAATTAAGTTTAGCGCAATTACTTCAATTGGATAGTTTTGAAAATTTTGATGTAGTTGATGATACAATGGCTAAAGATGAAAATAATATATTGTCTCAAGAGCCTACTGCCATTTACGATAAAGCAAAAGAGGGAAGAACAGAGTTAAAAATTGCTCAAACTAATCTAGAAATTGCCGAAAAAAATGTAGCTATTGCAAAAGGGAAATTTCAACCTACTTTACAAGGTTTTTATAATTTTAATACGAGAATATCATATGCTGATATTGCGTTAAGAGATAGCAATGGAGCTGTTATCGGAGTACAGTCTGCACCACCGTTCTTTAATCAGTTTAGTGATAATAAAGGGCAGTCTTATGGTGTACAACTGAATATTCCTATTTTTAATGGATTCTCTGCTAGAAATAATGTAGAGCGCTCTAAAGTAAGTTTAGAGAAGTCTAAGATTGTATTAGAACAACAAAATTTAGATTTGCAAAGAAATGTTTATACTGCATTTGCAGATGCAAAAGGAGCATTAAAATCTCATGAATCTGCTCTTGTGGCATTGGAATCGAGACAAGCTTCTTATAATTATGCCAAGGACAAATTTGATGTTGGTTTGATGAATTCTTTCGATTTGAATCAATCACAAACATTACTGTCGAATGCGCAATCAGAAGTTTTGAGAAGCAAATACGATTACATTTTTAAAATTAAAATATTAGAATTCTATTTCGGAATTCCTATCATTAAAAACTAA
- a CDS encoding efflux RND transporter periplasmic adaptor subunit: MKKGVTITILIFIALVFFGALYYLYAKNQQAPVVFKTDKAEIKTIVKNTIATGNIVPDEEVLIKPNISGIIEAVYIKAGQNIKAGDLIAKIKVVANVSNLSNTQNQLQSSKIELDNQEKLHQRQKTLFDKGVISANDYDAAQLAYNSAKQNYNAARRSLDIVKTGTTSGLGGYANTLIRSTVNGMVLDVPVKVGNQVIESNNFNEGTTIASVADVGRMIFVGKIDESEVGKIKEKLPIEITVGAIENKKFDAVLQYIAPKGVTENGAIQFEIKASLENRDDTFIRAGLSANASIILEKADKVLALKEALIQFDKKTQLPYVEVETSSQKFVRKDLVLGVSDGIYVQIKSGITASDKIKIWNQGLKGPDSKE, translated from the coding sequence ATGAAAAAAGGAGTAACCATAACTATTTTAATTTTTATCGCCTTAGTCTTTTTTGGAGCGTTATATTATTTATATGCAAAAAATCAACAAGCTCCCGTAGTTTTTAAAACGGATAAAGCGGAAATTAAAACAATTGTTAAAAATACTATTGCTACAGGAAATATTGTGCCAGATGAAGAGGTCTTAATAAAACCTAATATTTCGGGAATTATTGAAGCTGTCTATATTAAAGCCGGGCAAAACATTAAAGCAGGAGATTTAATTGCTAAAATTAAAGTGGTTGCTAATGTTTCTAATTTAAGTAATACGCAAAATCAATTGCAGTCGTCTAAAATTGAATTAGATAATCAAGAAAAATTACATCAAAGACAAAAAACATTGTTTGATAAAGGGGTTATTTCAGCAAATGATTACGATGCGGCTCAATTAGCGTATAATAGTGCAAAGCAAAATTATAACGCAGCTAGAAGAAGCTTAGATATTGTTAAAACAGGAACTACATCTGGACTTGGGGGTTATGCTAATACTTTAATCCGATCTACTGTAAACGGAATGGTACTTGACGTTCCTGTAAAAGTGGGGAATCAGGTTATTGAGAGTAATAACTTTAATGAAGGGACGACAATTGCCAGTGTTGCTGATGTAGGAAGAATGATTTTTGTTGGTAAAATTGATGAATCAGAAGTAGGTAAAATAAAAGAAAAGTTACCTATCGAAATTACTGTAGGCGCAATTGAAAATAAAAAATTTGATGCTGTTTTGCAATATATAGCACCAAAGGGTGTGACGGAAAATGGTGCGATTCAATTTGAAATAAAAGCCTCTTTAGAAAATAGAGATGACACCTTTATTCGAGCTGGATTAAGTGCTAATGCTTCTATTATTTTAGAAAAAGCAGATAAAGTTTTAGCATTAAAAGAAGCGCTAATTCAATTTGATAAAAAAACACAATTGCCTTATGTTGAAGTAGAAACTAGCTCCCAAAAATTTGTTAGAAAGGATCTTGTTTTAGGTGTGAGTGATGGGATTTATGTTCAAATAAAAAGCGGAATAACGGCTTCTGACAAGATAAAAATTTGGAATCAAGGTTTAAAAGGCCCAGATTCTAAAGAATAA
- a CDS encoding ABC transporter permease, translating into MFDRDRWIEILEALTANTFRTVLTAFGVFWGIFILVILLAAGKGLENGVKKGFDGIATNTMFMWSQTTSKPYKGLPKTRQYHFINNDVVALKENFPDLLYVSPRNQLGGHNEASNVIRGTKTGSYTIFGDYPELVKQEQMEIVNGRFVNQQDILLKRKVAIIGRGVISELYDRTEDVIGSYIKVNGVNFMVVGVYNSKSRNNGDAESAQKNIFIPFSTFQQAFNYGDTVGWMALTANDNASITTLKPQILDFIKSRHSIHPDDDRAIGNFDLYQEFSKIQGLFLILKFIAYFVGTLVLLSGVIGISNIMLIVVKERTKEIGIRRALGATPAAIRSQILLEAIFLTIIAGMFGIAMATGVVALINMVLDSMPSEGMMFANPSVDLTVVFIALFILVGSGLLAGYIPAQTAINIKPVDALRTE; encoded by the coding sequence ATGTTTGATAGAGATAGATGGATTGAAATTTTAGAGGCGCTAACGGCAAATACTTTCCGAACTGTTTTAACTGCTTTCGGTGTTTTTTGGGGAATTTTTATCTTAGTAATTTTATTAGCTGCGGGTAAAGGTTTAGAAAATGGTGTTAAAAAGGGTTTTGATGGAATTGCTACAAACACCATGTTTATGTGGAGTCAAACTACTTCAAAACCGTATAAAGGGCTTCCAAAAACAAGGCAGTATCATTTTATAAACAATGATGTTGTCGCCTTAAAGGAAAACTTTCCAGATCTTCTATATGTTTCTCCAAGAAATCAATTAGGTGGGCACAATGAAGCCAGTAACGTTATCCGAGGAACAAAAACGGGTTCGTATACCATTTTTGGAGATTATCCGGAGTTGGTTAAACAAGAGCAAATGGAAATTGTTAATGGACGTTTTGTCAATCAACAAGATATTCTATTGAAACGGAAAGTAGCAATTATAGGCCGTGGTGTAATTAGTGAATTGTATGATAGAACTGAAGATGTTATTGGTTCTTATATTAAAGTTAATGGCGTAAATTTTATGGTGGTGGGTGTTTATAATTCAAAATCTAGAAATAATGGAGATGCTGAATCGGCTCAAAAAAATATATTTATACCATTTTCTACTTTTCAGCAAGCTTTCAATTATGGGGATACTGTGGGATGGATGGCATTAACTGCCAATGATAATGCGTCGATAACAACTTTAAAACCTCAAATATTAGACTTTATAAAATCCAGACATTCAATACATCCTGATGATGATCGAGCCATTGGTAATTTTGACTTATACCAAGAGTTTAGTAAGATCCAAGGATTGTTTTTAATTCTAAAATTTATAGCTTATTTCGTAGGGACTTTGGTATTGCTATCTGGAGTGATAGGGATTTCAAATATCATGTTAATCGTAGTAAAAGAGAGAACTAAAGAAATAGGAATTCGTAGAGCCTTAGGAGCTACGCCAGCTGCAATTCGATCTCAAATCTTATTAGAAGCTATTTTTTTAACAATCATTGCAGGGATGTTTGGTATTGCCATGGCGACTGGAGTTGTTGCACTTATTAATATGGTATTAGATAGTATGCCTAGTGAGGGAATGATGTTTGCTAACCCCAGTGTTGACCTGACTGTAGTTTTTATTGCCTTATTTATATTAGTAGGATCAGGTTTGTTAGCTGGATATATTCCTGCACAAACGGCAATAAATATCAAACCAGTAGATGCATTACGAACGGAATAA
- a CDS encoding ABC transporter permease, with amino-acid sequence MFNTERWQEIFEAIAKNKLRTFLTGISVASGIFILVILLGVGKGLENGISKQFENDADGVIWIWAGTTTKEYKGLNPGRQIQLHNSDYELSTQKFDKQIDKESSNYALWNANIVYGKETGNYDNQGVTPEHQAIERLTIIKGRFINANDLINSTKVAVIGEKLRLDLFKDKEAVGEEIAISNIKFKVVGVFMDPGGEREESRAYLPLTTVQKVFVGSDKISNLAFTLHKKDTYEEALAESVKFTTEISQMLKGKNTVSPDDLSGIGINSTIENVKQFYDLNLYIRLFFWWVGICTIIAGVVGVSNIMMIIVKERTKEIGIRKALGASPFSIVVMILHESIFITTISGFVGLLSSLLLLEFVGPLVKSDYFLNPEVNFGVALTTLILLVFAGALAGFFPAYRAASIKPIVALRDE; translated from the coding sequence ATGTTTAATACAGAACGCTGGCAGGAAATATTTGAAGCTATTGCTAAGAATAAACTGAGAACATTTCTCACGGGTATTTCTGTGGCTTCTGGTATTTTTATTTTAGTGATACTTCTGGGCGTGGGTAAGGGGCTTGAAAACGGGATATCTAAACAGTTTGAAAACGATGCAGATGGGGTTATTTGGATTTGGGCCGGAACCACCACAAAAGAGTATAAAGGATTGAATCCAGGAAGGCAGATTCAGCTGCATAATAGTGATTATGAGTTGTCAACGCAAAAATTTGATAAACAAATAGACAAAGAGAGTTCCAATTATGCACTTTGGAATGCGAATATTGTTTATGGTAAAGAAACGGGGAACTATGATAATCAAGGAGTAACTCCCGAGCATCAGGCAATAGAGAGACTTACTATTATAAAAGGCAGATTTATAAATGCGAATGATTTAATTAATAGTACAAAAGTCGCAGTAATTGGTGAAAAACTAAGGTTGGATTTATTTAAAGATAAAGAAGCAGTAGGGGAAGAAATTGCTATAAGTAATATAAAGTTCAAAGTTGTTGGTGTCTTTATGGATCCTGGTGGAGAAAGAGAAGAATCTAGAGCTTATTTGCCATTGACTACTGTACAAAAGGTTTTTGTGGGTAGTGACAAGATTAGTAATTTGGCTTTTACACTTCATAAAAAAGATACTTACGAAGAGGCTTTAGCAGAGTCAGTTAAGTTTACTACAGAGATTAGCCAAATGCTTAAAGGTAAAAATACTGTTTCACCAGATGATTTGAGTGGTATTGGAATCAATAGTACAATTGAAAACGTTAAGCAATTTTACGATTTAAATTTATATATCAGATTGTTTTTTTGGTGGGTCGGAATTTGTACCATCATTGCTGGTGTTGTTGGGGTAAGTAATATTATGATGATTATTGTAAAGGAAAGAACAAAAGAAATTGGAATCAGAAAAGCGCTAGGTGCTTCTCCATTCTCTATTGTTGTAATGATTTTACATGAATCTATTTTTATAACTACTATTTCTGGATTTGTAGGGCTTTTATCAAGTTTGTTATTACTAGAATTTGTAGGTCCGCTGGTTAAAAGTGATTATTTTTTGAATCCTGAAGTGAATTTTGGAGTGGCTTTAACTACTTTAATTTTACTTGTCTTTGCAGGAGCTTTAGCTGGTTTTTTTCCAGCTTATAGAGCAGCAAGTATTAAACCGATTGTAGCACTTAGAGACGAATAA
- a CDS encoding ABC transporter ATP-binding protein — protein sequence MIEIKDLHKSYKMGSSELHVLKGINFNIKEGELVAIMGSSGSGKSTLLNILGILDEADSGNYILDKVPIKKLNETIASRYRNQFLGFVFQSFNLINYKSALDNVAMPLYYQGVKRKERYEIAMRYLEKVGLGTHSHHLPSELSGGQKQRVAIARALASNPKVLLADEPTGALDTKTSYEVMELIQGINDEGKTILIVTHEPDIAAMCKRNVVLKDGLIIDDKMVEQVRAAAYV from the coding sequence ATGATAGAAATTAAAGATTTACATAAATCCTACAAAATGGGAAGCTCCGAATTACATGTCTTAAAAGGCATTAATTTTAATATTAAAGAAGGGGAACTAGTTGCTATAATGGGTTCTTCTGGTTCTGGAAAATCGACTTTACTAAATATTCTTGGGATTTTAGATGAAGCGGATTCGGGAAATTATATATTAGATAAAGTTCCAATCAAAAAATTAAATGAGACTATCGCTTCAAGATACCGCAATCAATTTTTAGGTTTTGTTTTTCAATCTTTTAACCTGATTAATTATAAAAGTGCATTAGATAATGTGGCTATGCCTTTGTATTATCAAGGTGTAAAGAGAAAAGAAAGATACGAAATTGCGATGCGATACCTTGAAAAAGTGGGATTGGGTACGCATTCACATCATTTACCTTCGGAACTTTCTGGAGGACAAAAACAACGTGTGGCTATCGCTAGAGCATTGGCATCAAACCCAAAAGTATTATTGGCCGATGAACCTACAGGGGCTTTGGATACTAAAACTTCATATGAGGTAATGGAATTAATTCAAGGTATTAATGATGAAGGGAAAACGATATTAATTGTTACTCATGAGCCGGATATTGCAGCTATGTGTAAAAGAAATGTTGTTTTAAAAGACGGATTAATCATTGATGATAAAATGGTAGAACAAGTTAGAGCAGCTGCTTATGTTTAA
- a CDS encoding DUF4403 family protein translates to MLKYIASLALFCSFLLSCSTSQKIDTLRPAPDDASPIVYENVPSFINLPISVKLKDIENKTNSLLNGLIYEDTNIEDDDIEIKIWKLAPITIQNENAVSGEKIKTILPLKAIIKYRIGTKTMGVELYNTREFNLNGVLTLNSDVALNNWKLKTKTQLKSLDWNESPTMTVFGKNVPVTYLINPAIQIFKSKIERKIDEAIEKSMDFKPNVLTALEKICTPFQMNEAYESWLRIVPVEIYTTAAKLKDDTFLLQMGMKCNMETLIGLEPESKFDANKITLKPVLKIPNQITANIVAVSTYQDASKIIRKNFIGQDFGSGSKKVKIQDVSIWHKNGKMVIALELIGSVNGTIYLAGFPQYDDKTKEIYFDKLDYVLDTKNKLMRTANWLAQGIVLRKIQENCRYSIQPNLEEGKRTMTTYLKNYSPMSGVFVNGKMDDIQFQKIELTKNAIIAFIKVNGEINISVDGLK, encoded by the coding sequence ATGCTGAAATACATTGCGAGTCTTGCCCTATTTTGCTCTTTTCTATTGAGCTGCTCCACTTCACAAAAAATTGACACATTAAGACCCGCCCCTGATGATGCAAGTCCGATAGTCTATGAAAATGTTCCTTCCTTTATCAACTTACCCATCAGCGTTAAACTGAAAGATATCGAGAACAAAACCAACTCACTGTTGAATGGATTAATCTATGAAGACACAAACATAGAAGATGATGATATTGAGATAAAAATTTGGAAATTGGCTCCTATTACTATCCAAAATGAGAATGCAGTTTCTGGTGAAAAAATAAAAACCATTTTACCTCTAAAAGCTATAATTAAATATAGAATAGGAACAAAAACAATGGGGGTTGAACTGTATAATACACGAGAATTTAATTTAAATGGCGTACTTACTTTGAACAGTGATGTGGCATTAAATAATTGGAAATTAAAAACAAAGACTCAATTAAAATCACTCGATTGGAATGAAAGTCCTACAATGACCGTTTTCGGGAAAAATGTTCCAGTCACGTATCTAATCAACCCTGCAATCCAAATTTTTAAATCGAAAATTGAAAGAAAAATCGACGAAGCAATTGAAAAATCAATGGACTTTAAACCTAATGTGTTGACTGCATTAGAGAAAATTTGCACCCCTTTTCAGATGAATGAAGCATACGAAAGTTGGCTTAGGATTGTCCCAGTTGAAATATACACTACCGCAGCTAAATTAAAAGATGATACTTTTTTATTGCAAATGGGTATGAAATGCAATATGGAGACATTAATCGGACTAGAACCCGAATCTAAATTTGATGCCAATAAAATCACATTAAAACCTGTTTTGAAAATTCCCAATCAAATTACAGCAAATATTGTAGCGGTATCCACCTATCAAGATGCATCAAAGATAATACGTAAAAATTTTATAGGTCAAGATTTTGGATCTGGATCTAAGAAAGTCAAAATTCAAGACGTATCTATTTGGCATAAAAATGGAAAAATGGTTATAGCACTGGAATTAATTGGTTCTGTAAATGGAACAATTTATTTAGCTGGATTTCCACAGTATGATGATAAAACAAAAGAAATCTATTTTGACAAATTAGACTATGTTTTAGACACCAAAAACAAATTAATGAGAACTGCTAATTGGCTAGCACAAGGAATAGTTTTAAGAAAAATTCAAGAAAACTGTCGTTATTCCATTCAACCTAATTTAGAAGAAGGAAAGAGAACCATGACAACTTACCTTAAAAATTATTCTCCAATGTCAGGTGTATTTGTAAACGGTAAAATGGATGACATTCAATTTCAAAAAATCGAATTAACAAAAAATGCCATTATTGCTTTTATTAAAGTAAATGGTGAAATAAATATTTCAGTAGATGGTTTAAAATAA